TGGGGATCGAAAAGCACATGGGGAGTAATAAATGAGATTTCGCACTAAAAATCGTTTGGCCGTATGGACGTCTATTTTCGCGAGCGTAATGTTGGTGATGTCGGCGGCGAGCGCCGCTGATCTCGTCAGCCACAATGGCTTCGAGGCGTGCTGGTCGCAGGCGTTGACCAAGCCACAATTTTTGAATTTGCTGCAGTCCACGCTGGATGCGCAGAGCGGTTGTGTCGCGCCGCAAACCGGATCGTCCAACGGCATCACCTACGAGATATGCAACACCGCTGCATGTGCGGGCGGCGCAATGGGCTGCGCCGTGACGACACATGCCGGAACATTCAGCGGTGACTTCGTTAGCGGCGTTTTCAGCGGCTCCGGCAGTGCCGACACTATCGTTGCACCGATCACCACAAACGTAGGTTCATGTACGCTGACGATCAGCAATCTCACGCTGAATTACGCGCCAAGTTACGCGGTGCAGGCCGACGGCAACAGTGGCGACTATATGGCGACTTTGCTGCAATCGCCGCTCACTGTGACCAGTCACACGTTCAGCGGCAATGCGCTCTGCAACACGCTTGCGAGCTTGTACGGTCCGCAGCTCATTACTCAGATCGAGACGAGCGGCAGTGCCACGGTAGCGAATTTGCTGCAAGCGGCGACGGTTGGCGAATCGGTTTGTCCGTTGCTACCTTGATCGACATCGGCGGCAACTCATTGCCGCGCTAGACTTAGTGGAATGTCTGTTCGCTCAAGCCAGCGCTTGAGCGAGATCGGCGATCAAATCGTCGGCATGTTCCAGCCCGACTGAAATACGCAACAGATTTTGCGGTGACACCGGATGCGCGCCTTCGACCGAGGCGCGATGTTCGATCAGCGATTCGCAGCCGCCGAGTGATGTCGCGTTGATGAACAATTTGAGCCGGCCGGCCGCAGCCAGCGTGGCATCGCGGCCGCCGCGAATCTGCACACTGAGCATGCCGCCGAAATCAGCCATCTGTTTTTTTGCGATGTCGTGGCCGGGGTGATTGGCCAGCCCCGGGTAATGCACGATCTCGACGTTAGGATGTGCGGCGAGAAATTCCGCGACTATGCGCGCGTTGCGGCAATGTCGCTCGATCCGCGCCGATAACGAACGCAGCCCGCGTAAGGTTAGCCAGACCGCGAACGGCGAGGCGCTGTGACCAATCAACAACCGCGCATTAAAACAAGCCTGCGCGAGTTCGGCCTGGCCATGAAATATCAGCGCGCCGCCCATCACATCGCTGTGGCCGCCCATGTATTTGGTCGAAGAATGCATGACCACATCCGCGCCGAGCGACAACGGCTGCAGCAGGATCGGCGTTGCAAACGTCGCATCGACCACGAGGATCGCACTGGCGTCGTGCGCGATTTTTGCGACCTGCGCGATATCGACGATTTTCAACAACGGATTGGATGGCGTCTCGGTCCACAGGCAGCAGGTGTCGGATGTGATGGCCGCACTGACTGCGGCGAGATCGGTCATATCGACCATCGTCACGCGCATTCCCCAACGCGGAAAATATTGCTCGGCCAGCGCGCGCACGCCATGATACAAATCGTCCTGCATCAGCACGTGCGAGCCGTTTGGCAGCGACTGCAACAGCGCTGCCGCGGCAGCCATGCCGGTCGAATAAAACAGCGCGCGATCCCCGCCGTCGAGTGCCGCGAGCGCCCGTTCCAGCCGCTGCTGGGTCGGATTGTTGTCGCGTTGATACACCAGCCCGTGCGGCAAGCTGCCGTCCGGCGTATGTTCAAATGTGGTGGAAAGATGGATCGGCGGCGATAACGCGCCGGTTTCGCTGTCGATTTCGGCGCCCGCATGCACGGCCAACGTTTCGAGTTTCATGAGTCGTTCCACGATGAAGTCATGCCGATAGTTTGCCCGAGTTGCAGCGCGAATGGAGCGGTTTATAGTGCGTGATCGATTTGCTATCCCGCCCCCAAATTTTTCAGGAAACACGATGTCCGATCACAGCACGCCCGAATCCGCCAGCGTTGAACTTCTCGCGAAAGGCAAACGTTATTACGTGCCGGTGTACCAGCCGCGCGAGATGATTCTCGATCACGGACTTGGCTCGCGCGTGTGGGATCTCGACGGACGCGAGTACGTCGATTTTGGTGCCGGTATCGCGGTCAATGCGCTCGGCCATCAGGCGCCGGAGTTGGTCGAGGCGCTGGTCACGCAAGCGCATAAACTCTGGCATACCAGTAACGTCTATTACAGTGAACCGCCGTTGCGCCTGGCCGAAGAATTGGTGGAGGCATCGGGTTTTGCCGAGCGCGTTTTTCTGTGTAACTCCGGCACGGAAGCGAACGAGGCCGCGATCAAATTGATACGGCGTTGGGCGACCGCGCAAGGTCGCCCGCCTTCGAAGCGCGATATCGTGACCTTTCAAGGTTCGTTCCACGGTCGTACGCTCGCTGCCGTCACTGCCACGGCGCAGCCGAAATATCAGCAAGGTTACGAACCGTTGCCCGGCGGTTTTCGGTATTGCGCGTTCAGCGATTTTGATGCCATCGAGGCGCTCATGGATGACGGCGTCGCCGCGATTCTGGTCGAACCGATTCAGGGCGAGGGCGGCGTGCAGCCGACAACGCCCGGTTTCCTGCGGCACCTGCGCGAACTCTGCGACCGGCACGGCGCGTTGCTGGTGCTCGATGAAATCCAGTGCGGCATGGGTCGCACCGGCAAGCTGTTTGCCCACGAGTGGGAACAGGTCACGCCAGATATCGTGACCTTGGCCAAGGCGCTCGGCTGCGGCATGCCGATTGGCGCGATGCTGGTCGGCAACAAAGCGGCGGAGGTCATGCAATACGGCGCACACGGCAGCACCTTCGGCGGCAATCCGCTCGCTGCCGCAGTCGCGCGTGTGGCACTGGCGCGCTTGCGTTCGCCCGAGCTGATGACAAATGTCGAACGGCAGGCACACGCGTTACGTGCAGGTCTCGAACGGATCAATGCCGAGACGAATCTTTTCACGGAGATACGCGGACGTGGCCTGATGATCGGCGCTGAACTCGTTGATGCGTACAAGGGCCGCGCCGGCGAGATTCTCGATCACGCCCAGCAACATGGACTGCTGGTCCTGCAGGCGGGGCCGAACGTTTTGCGTTTTGTCCCGGCGTTAAACATTGACGATGCAACGATTGCTGATGGGCTGCAGAAATTACGCGCCGCGTTGCGTGTATTTCATAAGTAATTGCAATTGCCGTGTTTCGCTCGGCCCCCCATCACATAGAGCGCATGGACATCCTCCTATCAAACCCTGTAGTGTGCGCTCTAAGTCTGAGTTTATATCAGCCTTGAGATTTAGTAGTGCCGAGGTCTGCGCCCAGTAAAAAATGCCTTCTGAGTCCATCAAGACCGCATGCTTGTGGGAATCGATCAACAGTCTGCTAAGCGTGCCGGGCGCTTGATCATGGCTAGCGGTAGCACGATTGCGTTCATTCTTTGATTGGGGTACTTCATGAATAGCTCGATATATCGTTTCAAGCATCTGTTAATCGGCGCTCTTGCGACGTTCAGTGTGATGGCAGGCGCCGTCACGGCGATGGATGCAAGTTCAAGCACTACATCCTCGCCGAGTGTTGTGCAAGCGGTTAATTCCAAGGGTGAGTTGATCGGTATTCCAACCCCCATGGGCAAAGGCACCGTAGAATCCGTCGCTACCATCATGGCGCGTGAATCTGGCGCACCGGTATTGCTGCAGGAAACGGAAGCCGACGCCGACATCAACTACTCGCCTTACGCAGACCGCGTTCGTGCGCAGAATCCAGCCTCTGCCTTCGTCTCAACCTGGCCGATCCCGGACAAATCACATGGGCCGGCGAAGTCCGTCAGTCCCAAAGTGCCACAAACTGCAGGAATTAATTTCACGGCGGCGACCTTGGACGATTCAGGTTCGGTGCCGCCAGACACAATGGGCGCTATTGGGCCGCAACAATTCATTGCTTTTGTCAACGGCAGGATACGCAGCTTCAACAAGACGACCGGTGTCGTCGATGGGGCGATCAACACTAGTGGTGACAATTTTTTTGCCTCCGTTCGCAGCGCAGGTACGAGCGATCCGCGCATTCGTTTTGATCGTCTGACGCACCGCTGGTTTGTGGTAATGATTGACGTGGGTGCTCCCAATCGAGTTTTGGTGGCAGTCAGCAACGGCCCGCTGATTACAGCGCAAAGCAGTTTTACGTTTTTCCAGTTTGCCCAGGATCAGGCGCCGCCTCTGGGTAATCCGGGGTGCTTGATGGACTACCCGTCGATCGGTATTGATGCCAATGCGATTTACGTTGGCGGTAATTTATTCAACAATGGCAATGCTGCATGCCCTGCGGGTTTCCAGGGTGCCGTCGCATTTGTTATCCAAAAATCTTCGGTGCTCGGCGTCGGTCCGATCGTGGTCAGCGCATTTCGCGGATTGTCGGGCCCAGCCCCATTTACCGATCCCGCACAGGGTGATTCTGTCACACCACAAGGCGTCGACAACGATGATCCAGCTGCGACCGATGGCTTTTTTGTTGCGGACAGCAATAATTTTGCCGGCATACTGAATTTACGCCGTGTCAGCAATCCAGGCGGTACGCCGACGCTGTCTGCGGATATACCGATTACCGTGCCCAATAATAATGTTCCGATCAAGGTTGATCATCTCGGCAATAACCATCCTGGCAGTACTTTCAACGGCAACTTGGACGGAAATGACACACGCCCGATCCAATCACGCATTGTCAACGGCAGTATCTACACCTCGCAAGGCGTGGCGTGCGATAACACGGGTGTTTCTACCGGTACAGCCAGTGATAACCGCGATGGCGTGCGCTTTTACCAGATCGGCTCGCTCGATACGTCGCCAACGTTGATTCAGGCCGGCACGATTTTCGATCCCGCGGCAACCAATCCGCTGTTTTATACCTATGGTTCGATCGCGGTCAGCGGACAGGGACATGCTGCCCTGTCTTTCACTTCGGTAGGTGTGACAAGTTACGCCAACGGAGCAATGACTGGCCGCTTGTCGTCTGACCCTGCTGGTTTCACCAATACCCCGGTGACCGTCACGGCCGCGACGGTTCCTTACAACCCCACATTCGATTTGGGAACAACCCGAGCACGGCGCTGGGGAGACTATTCCGCGATTTCGATCGACCCCGATGACAACATGACCCTGTGGGGTGTCTCGGAATATACCGATAGCACTTCGAACGG
The sequence above is drawn from the Pseudolysobacter antarcticus genome and encodes:
- a CDS encoding trans-sulfuration enzyme family protein; its protein translation is MKLETLAVHAGAEIDSETGALSPPIHLSTTFEHTPDGSLPHGLVYQRDNNPTQQRLERALAALDGGDRALFYSTGMAAAAALLQSLPNGSHVLMQDDLYHGVRALAEQYFPRWGMRVTMVDMTDLAAVSAAITSDTCCLWTETPSNPLLKIVDIAQVAKIAHDASAILVVDATFATPILLQPLSLGADVVMHSSTKYMGGHSDVMGGALIFHGQAELAQACFNARLLIGHSASPFAVWLTLRGLRSLSARIERHCRNARIVAEFLAAHPNVEIVHYPGLANHPGHDIAKKQMADFGGMLSVQIRGGRDATLAAAGRLKLFINATSLGGCESLIEHRASVEGAHPVSPQNLLRISVGLEHADDLIADLAQALA
- a CDS encoding acetylornithine/succinylornithine family transaminase — translated: MSDHSTPESASVELLAKGKRYYVPVYQPREMILDHGLGSRVWDLDGREYVDFGAGIAVNALGHQAPELVEALVTQAHKLWHTSNVYYSEPPLRLAEELVEASGFAERVFLCNSGTEANEAAIKLIRRWATAQGRPPSKRDIVTFQGSFHGRTLAAVTATAQPKYQQGYEPLPGGFRYCAFSDFDAIEALMDDGVAAILVEPIQGEGGVQPTTPGFLRHLRELCDRHGALLVLDEIQCGMGRTGKLFAHEWEQVTPDIVTLAKALGCGMPIGAMLVGNKAAEVMQYGAHGSTFGGNPLAAAVARVALARLRSPELMTNVERQAHALRAGLERINAETNLFTEIRGRGLMIGAELVDAYKGRAGEILDHAQQHGLLVLQAGPNVLRFVPALNIDDATIADGLQKLRAALRVFHK